A portion of the Amyelois transitella isolate CPQ chromosome 2, ilAmyTran1.1, whole genome shotgun sequence genome contains these proteins:
- the LOC106143624 gene encoding uncharacterized protein LOC106143624 produces the protein MSLQHSPPQSRRQSIESQNSTTSTNATTSDATHSRPATADVNTNVTQRNNSRNKRQRRGSLDKTPDCDEHNSSIMDLISAQNDKLETIMRTMKEMQGQMNEVKSSADFMSAKYEELLSKCEFLEEERRADKKYIQQLENKLENVDRVGRLACIEIKNVPAKNTETKDELCSTVQNICSAVNIRIQKEDIKNVYRYGIKKQINLELTSVLKKEEIITAIKKFNRTDNTKKLNTSHINLEGPPQPIYVTEQLTFRNKKLYATARDLAKTHKYRYCWTSQGTVFLRKMEGSPAIRINEDSDFDRMEI, from the coding sequence ATGTCACTACAACACTCGCCACCTCAATCCCGACGTCAGAGTATCGAGTCGCAGAATTCGACCACTAGCACGAATGCTACTACAAGCGACGCAACACACAGCCGCCCGGCTACAGCTGATGTTAATACAAATGTCACTCAGCGGAATAATAGTCGAAACAAGCGCCAGCGTCGTGGGAGCTTAGACAAAACGCCCGACTGTGACGAGCATAATTCATCAATTATGGATTTGATCTCCGCCCAAAATGATAAGCTAGAAACAATAATGCGCACTATGAAAGAAATGCAAGGCCAAATGAACGAAGTCAAAAGTTCAGCCGACTTTATGTCAGCCAAATACGAGGAGCTTCTAAGTAAATGCGAATTTTTGGAAGAGGAGCGCAGAGCGGACAAGAAGTACATCCAACAATTAGAAAATAAGCTTGAAAACGTCGATCGAGTTGGCAGATTGGCGtgtatagaaattaaaaatgtccCCGCTAAAAATACCGAAACGAAAGATGAACTGTGCAGCACCGTGCAAAATATTTGCAGTGCTGTCAACATACGGATTCAAAAGGAAGACATCAAAAATGTGTACAGATAcggaataaaaaaacagatcAATCTGGAGTTAACAAGCgttttaaaaaaggaagaaattATAACtgcgataaaaaaatttaatagaacAGACAACACTAAGAAACTGAACACATCACACATAAATCTAGAGGGTCCACCGCAGCCCATATACGTGACTGAACAACTAACTTTCAGGAACAAAAAGTTGTACGCAACAGCTAGAGACTTAGCTAAAACTCATAAGTACAGATATTGCTGGACATCGCAGGGAACTGTTTTCCTGCGCAAGATGGAGGGTTCGCCGGCAATACGTATAAACGAGGACAGTGACTTCGATCGTATGGAGATATGA